Proteins encoded in a region of the Anopheles ziemanni chromosome 2, idAnoZiCoDA_A2_x.2, whole genome shotgun sequence genome:
- the LOC131282625 gene encoding farnesol dehydrogenase-like: MDRWVGKVAIVTGASSGIGAATVKALANAGMITIGLARRVERVDELKKELPAEAASRVHGFHCDVTKEEDILAAFAHVEKVFGGVDVLINNAGIAKGKIGVLQADNTATLRQVVDTNLMGLALCSREAFQSMKRRSVDGHIVHINSILGHNVPENNLNIYAATKYGVTALTETMRHELRLAGTKIKVTSISPGLVRTEIISDPSSVVGWPILEPEDISDAILYALGTPPRVQIHELTIKPVGERV; this comes from the exons ATGGACCGTTGGGTAGGAAAAGTGGCCATAGTGACCGGTGCTAGTTCCGGCATCGGTGCAGCGACCGTGAAAGCCCTTGCCAACGCCGGGATGATCACGATCGGGCTGGCAAGGCGAGTGGAACGAGTGGATGAGTTAAAAAAGGAACTCCCGGCCGAGGCGGCCAGTAGAGTCCATGGATTCCACTGTGACGTCACCAAGGAGGAGGACATTCTGGCAGCTTTCGCCCACGTCGAGAAGGTTTTCGGTGGTGTGGATGTGCTGATCAATAATGCCGGAATAGCGAAGGGAAAGATCGGCGTCCTGCAGGCGGATAATACCGCAACGCTGCGCCAAGTGGTCGATACGAATCTGATGGGCTTGGCCCTCTGTAGCCGGGAAGCGTTCCAGTCGATGAAACGACGCTCGGTCGATGGACACATTGTGCACATCAACAGCATCCTCGGCCACAACGTTCCAGAGAACAACCTCAACATATACGCCGCCACCAAGTACGGCGTGACGGCACTTACCGAAACCATGCGCCACGAGCTCCGATTGGCCGGCACTAAAATCAAAGTCACG AGCATCAGCCCGGGTCTGGTTAGGACGGAGATCATTTCCGATCCCAGCTCAGTCGTAGGGTGGCCCATCCTAGAGCCGGAAGACATTTCGGACGCAATCCTATACGCCCTGGGAACACCGCCCCGCGTGCAGATTCACGAGCTGACCATAAAACCGGTTGGTGAACGTGTGTAA
- the LOC131294033 gene encoding phospholipid scramblase 2-like, translating to MSATPEKIPLEEKQQQAGGNQLYPSVGQDANNPLLPPGSPGYPSAPANAGPPAPPGYMAVPQTNGMSPPIMMQPGPGMVMQPVLGQQQVTGWMPIPQGIPNCPPGLEYLTAVDQLLVHQQVELLEAFTGFETANKYEIKNTLGQKVYWALEDTGCCNRMCCGTARAFDIKVLDNFQNEVLHFRRDLRCQSCCFPCCLQKLEVSAPPGTVIGTVEQKWTLLRPEFNIKDQHGQTVLIIRGPCCQCSLCGDVKFVVLSKDGTEVGKVTKQWTGFVQEHFTDADNFGINFPMDLDVRVKATMLGALFLIDYMFFESNDKKKLPRRGLL from the exons ATGTCGGCTACTCCGGAAAAAATCCCCCTCGAAGAGAAGCAACAGCAAGCGGGCGGTAATCAGCTGTATCCGTCGGTCGGACAGGATGCGAACAATCCGCTGCTGCCACCGGGTTCACCGGGGTATCCATCGGCACCAGCG AACGCAGGACCTCCAGCACCGCCCGGATACATGGCGGTGCCGCAGACGAACGGTATGAGTCCTCCGATCATGATGCAGCCGGGA CCCGGCATGGTCATGCAACCGGTGCTTGGCCAGCAGCAAGTCA CTGGATGGATGCCTATTCCGCAAGGCATACCCAACTGTCCGCCCGGCTTGGAATACCTGACTGCTGTTGATCAGCTGCTCGTGCACCAGCAGGTGGAGCTGCTGGAGGCGTTCACCGGCTTCGAGACGGCGAACAAGTACGAGATCAAGAACACACTCGGCCAGAAGGTGTACTGGGCCTTGGAGGACACCGGCTGCTGCAACCGGATGTGCTGTGGTACGGCCCGCGCCTTCGACATTAAGGTGCTGGATAACTTCCAGAACGAGGTGCTGCACTTCCGGCGCGATCTCCGCTGTCAGTCCTGCTGCTTCCCGTGCTGCCTGCAGAAGCTGGAGGTATCGGCGCCGCCCGGTACGGTCATCGGTACGGTCGAGCAGAAGTGGACTCTGCTGCGCCCGGAGTTCAACATTAAGGATCAGCACGGTCAGACGGTGCTGATCATTCGCGGTCCGTGCTGCCAGTGTTCCCTGTGTGGGGATGTCAAATTTGTT GTGCTCTCCAAGGATGGCACGGAGGTCGGTAAAGTGACCAAGCAGTGGACCGGATTCGTGCAGGAACACTTTACCGATGCGGACAACTTCGGTATCAACTTCCCGATGGATCTGGACGTCAGAGTGAAGGCTACCATGTTGGGCGCGCTGTTTTTAATT GATTACATGTTCTTCGAGAGCAACGATAAGAAGAAATTGCCCCGCCGTGGCCTTCTGTAA
- the LOC131281009 gene encoding farnesol dehydrogenase-like — MDRWVGKVAIVTGASSGIGAATVIALANAGMITIGLARRVDRIKELKKQLTAEAAGRLHAFRCDVTKEDDILVAFKHVEQVYGGVDVLVNNAGVARSTIGVLSANNTQALRDVIDTNLMGLALCSREAFQSMKKRSADGHILHINSILGHTVLPMGTLNVYPASKYGVTALTETMRHELRLAETKIKVTSISPGLVRTEIIGDFAVDTVPILEPEDIADAILYALGTPPRVQIHELTIKPVGESM, encoded by the exons ATGGACCGCTGGGTAGGAAAGGTAGCAATAGTAACCGGTGCTAGTTCCGGAATCGGTGCAGCGACCGTAATAGCCCTTGCCAACGCCGGGATGATCACGATCGGGCTTGCGAGGCGAGTGGATCGCATTAAAGAGCTGAAGAAGCAGCTCACGGCCGAGGCGGCCGGTAGACTCCACGCGTTCCGCTGTGACGTCACCAAGGAGGACGATATTCTGGTGGCGTTCAAGCACGTCGAGCAAGTGTACGGCGGTGTGGATGTGCTGGTCAACAATGCCGGTGTTGCCCGAAGCACGATCGGTGTGTTGAGCGCGAATAATACACAGGCTCTGCGCGACGTTATCGATACGAATCTGATGGGTTTGGCCCTCTGCAGCCGGGAAGCGTTCCAGTCGATGAAGAAACGTTCGGCCGATGGACATATCCTGCATATCAACAGCATCCTCGGCCACACGGTACTACCGATGGGCACGCTGAATGTCTATCCGGCGTCCAAGTACGGCGTGACGGCACTCACGGAAACGATGCGCCATGAACTTCGGTTAGCGGAAACCAAAATCAAAGTCACG AGCATCAGCCCGGGTCTGGTGCGAACGGAGATTATCGGCGACTTCGCGGTCGACACAGTGCCGATTCTCGAGCCGGAAGACATTGCGGACGCGATCCTGTACGCGCTCGGCACGCCGCCCCGTGTGCAGATTCACGAGCTGACCATAAAACCGGTTGGCGAAAGTATGTAA
- the LOC131294032 gene encoding phospholipid scramblase 2-like, translated as MSPPITTQPGIRMQPGVDMQNTGVMPTPTAIPHCPPGLENLYGAARLVMNLEIPPEFVSSTELVNKYKIWNTLGNVVYCAEEKASRCTRCCQGPTRAFDIKVTDSCQNNVLHFRRNFVCCPCCCFPCCLQKVEILLPSGTVLGTIEQKWTLWHPVFDIKDQHGQTVLVVRNCTPFGRCSESADVIFYVFSMDGTEIGKLTKKFVGEKYFSITFPMDLDVTVKATLLGTLFLLHYMFFEMYDKKQRPRPLCL; from the exons ATGAGTCCACCGATCACGACGCAACCGGGCATTCGGATGCAACCGGGGGTGGACATGCAAAATA CTGGTGTGATGCCTACACCGACAGCCATTCCCCACTGTCCACCCGGCTTGGAAAACCTGTATGGTGCAGCTAGGCTGGTCATGAACCTCGAAATACCGCCGGAGTTTGTCAGTTCCACCGAGTTAGTGAACAAGTACAAGATCTGGAACACACTCGGCAACGTAGTCTACTGCGCGGAGGAGAAAGCCAGTCGATGTACTCGGTGTTGCCAGGGACCCACTCGCGCATTCGACATAAAGGTGACGGATAGCTGCCAGAACAATGTGCTGCACTTCCGACGCAATTTCGTATGTTGCCCATGTTGCTGCTTCCCGTGCTGCCTGCAGAAGGTGGAGATATTATTACCTTCCGGGACGGTGCTCGGCACCATCGAGCAAAAGTGGACTCTATGGCATCCCGTGTTCGACATTAAAGATCAACACGGACAGACGGTGCTGGTCGTTCGAAACTGTACCCCATTTGGCCGCTGTTCCGAAAGTGCGGATGTCATATTTTAT GTTTTCTCCATGGATGGCACAGAGATTGGTAAGTTGACCAAGAAGTTTGTCGGAGAGAAATACTTCAGCATCACCTTCCCCATGGATCTGGACGTCACGGTTAAGGCTACCTTGCTGGGAACATTGTTTTTGCTG CATTACATGTTCTTCGAGATGTACGATAAAAAGCAAAGACCCCGCCCACTATGTCTGTAA
- the LOC131294031 gene encoding phospholipid scramblase 1-like encodes MSVSPNEIVHEENPSQPVGNQQDSSVEQEPNNPLLQPNVVLQPSPIGMSPPITTQPSTEMQPGLENLYGAAGLVVHLETPLTRISPNELMNKYNIKNTLGNLVYYAEEQAKVTIRQLHGPLRAFDIKVLDNFHNEVLHFQRDFKCCACYCFPRSLQKVDVSLQSGAMIGTIQQKQTLWNVEFNIMDQYGQTVLTVRNTTPFGRFSLTADVIYFVSEVGI; translated from the exons ATGTCGGTTAGCCCGAATGAAATAGTTCACGAAGAAAATCCGTCTCAACCGGTAGGCAATCAGCAAGATTCGTCGGTCGAACAGGAACCGAACAATCCACTATTGCAACCGAATGTGGTACTTCAGCCATCG CCGATCGGAATGAGTCCGCCGATTACGACACAACCAAGCACGGAGATGCAACCGG GTTTGGAAAACCTGTATGGAGCTGCTGGGTTGGTCGTGCACCTTGAAACACCGCTGACGAGGATCAGTCCCAACGAGCTTATGAACAAGTACAACATAAAGAACACACTCGGAAACTTAGTGTACTATGCGGAGGAACAGGCCAAAGTTACTATTCGACAGCTACATGGTCCCCTCCGGGCATTCGACATCAAGGTTCTGGACAACTTCCACAATGAGGTGCTACACTTCCAGCGCGATTTTAAATGCTGCGCATGTTACTGCTTCCCACGTAGCTTGCAGAAGGTGGATGTATCATTACAGTCCGGTGCTATGATCGGCACCATCCAGCAGAAGCAGACGCTCTGGAATGTCGAGTTTAACATAATGGATCAGTATGGCCAGACGGTGCTGACCGTCCGCAACACAACCCCGTTTGGCCGCTTTTCTTTGACTGCGGATGTAATATATTTCGTAAGTGAAGTTGGCATTTAA
- the LOC131285052 gene encoding farnesol dehydrogenase-like, protein MDRWVGKVAVVTGASSGIGAAIVKALANAGMITIGLARRVERVDELKKELPSEAAGRLHGFHCDVTKEEDILAAFKHVEKVFGGVDVLVNNAGVARASVQLFTPNNTAELRQVVDTNLMGLALCSREAFQSMKARSVDGHIVNINSVLGHTVPPLASFNIYAPTKFGVTALTETMRHELRLAGTKIKVTSISPGLVKTEAVPSALLNDDTPILEPEDIADALLYVLGTPPRVQVHELMLRPVGEML, encoded by the exons ATGGATCGTTGGGTAGGAAAAGTGGCCGTAGTGACCGGTGCTAGTTCCGGAATTGGTGCAGCGATCGTGAAAGCCCTTGCCAACGCCGGGATGATCACGATCGGGCTGGCAAGGCGAGTGGAACGAGTGGATGAGTTAAAGAAGGAACTCCCGTCCGAAGCGGCTGGTAGACTCCATGGATTTCACTGTGACGTCACCAAGGAGGAGGACATTCTGGCAGCGTTTAAACACGTCGAGAAGGTTTTCGGTGGTGTGGACGTGCTGGTCAACAATGCGGGTGTTGCCCGTGCTTCAGTTCAGCTTTTCACGCCCAATAACACGGCGGAACTGCGCCAGGTGGTCGATACGAATCTGATGGGCTTGGCCCTCTGCAGCCGGGAAGCATTCCAATCGATGAAAGCACGCTCGGTTGACGGACACATCGTGAACATTAACAGTGTCCTCGGTCACACGGTTCCGCCATTAGCAAGCTTCAACATCTACGCACCGACCAAGTTCGGTGTGACGGCACTCACGGAAACGATGCGCCACGAGCTACGCCTGGCTGGAACTAAAATCAAAGTTACG AGCATCAGCCCAGGGCTCGTGAAGACGGAAGCCGTTCCGAGCGCACTTCTGAACGATGACACGCCCATCCTGGAGCCGGAGGATATTGCCGACGCTCTTCTGTACGTGCTCGGTACCCCGCCGAGGGTGCAGGTCCACGAGCTCATGTTGAGACCGGTTGGTGAGATGTTGTAA
- the LOC131283605 gene encoding farnesol dehydrogenase-like gives MERWVGKVAIVTGASSGIGAATVQALARAGLITVGLARRAERIEALRTGLPAEVGHRIHAHPCDVTDERSILGAFEFVTRQFGGVDVLINNAGVSKPTVTLLTPGNTAELRTVLDTNVLGLVLCTREAHRSMKARSVAGHIVNVNSIAGHKYIDLPNLNVYGASKYAVTAITETLRNELRHDSSKVKVTSISPGIVRTEMIPDGFPVNEFPMLEPEDVVGAILYALGTPSHVQVHEVIIQPVGEKL, from the exons ATGGAGCGTTGGGTTGGAAAAGTTGCTATTGTTACCGGCGCAAGCTCGGGCATTGGTGCGGCCACAGTGCAGGCGTTGGCCCGTGCCGGCCTAATCACGGTGGGACTGGCGAGACGCGCGGAACGCATCGAAGCACTCCGAACCGGTCTACCGGCGGAAGTGGGCCACCGGATTCACGCGCACCCGTGCGACGTAACGGACGAGCGATCGATTCTTGGTGCGTTCGAGTTCGTGACGCGCCAGTTCGGCGGTGTCGATGTGCTGATCAACAATGCCGGCGTGTCGAAACCGACGGTCACTCTGCTGACACCCGGCAATACGGCCGAGCTGCGCACCGTGCTGGACACCAACGTGCTGGGGTTGGTCCTGTGCACCCGCGAGGCGCACCGCTCGATGAAGGCTCGCTCGGTTGCGGGCCACATCGTGAACGTGAACAGCATCGCCGGCCACAAGTACATCGATCTGCCGAACCTCAACGTATACGGTGCGTCCAAGTACGCCGTGACGGCGATAACGGAAACGCTGCGCAACGAGCTGCGGCATGACAGCAGCAAGGTGAAGGTCACG AGCATCAGCCCGGGTATCGTTCGGACGGAGATGATCCCGGATGGGTTCCCAGTCAATGAATTCCCCATGCTTGAGCCGGAGGACGTTGTTGGGGCGATCCTGTACGCTCTGGGCACTCCCTCGCACGTGCAGGTGCATGAGGTGATCATTCAACCGGTGGGGGAAAAGTTGTAG